TTAACGATATTGATCATACAAAAACAAAAGCAGCCCACCCACAAACAAATGGAATATGTGAGAGATTTCATAAAACAATTTTAAATGAATTTTATCAAATAGCTTTTAGAAAAAAAATATTCAATACAATTGAAGAATTACAGGAAGATCTAGATCAGTGGCTCAGAGAATACAATGAAAGGAGGACTCATCAGGGAAAAAATTGCAATGGCAAAACGCCAATGGAAACTTTTCTTGACGGATTAAGAATAGCAAGAGAAAAAACCATCAATCAAAACTTAAACTGACAGTACAGATTTTTTTAAAAAAGTTAAAAATAAATTGATGAACAAAAGGGCAACTGTCAGATTAAATCCCAACTTCTACAAGCCATTTGGAGTCGATTACAATCGGCATATTTTATGATCCCATTTAAAATAAATGGATATCATGAATTATTAAAAATAATTTTAATCCTCCAGAAGACCTATAAGAGTAATTTATACAACAAAATTTAGTGTCATAATAAATGACGTCAGGTGTGACTTTTTGCCTGAATAAACTGGTCCACAAAAAACTAAAAAAAGTGATTTTAAAATCTAAAAACCAAGTCAAAATTTTAAGTATTTTCATAGTTTTAACTCTGACCGGGAACTGCTGTAAAGAATCTATTGATAACTAATTGGTTACAATCTTGCTTAAAGTACTAATATGATATCAATTCAATTTAAACATTCTTTATAT
The DNA window shown above is from Deltaproteobacteria bacterium and carries:
- a CDS encoding transposase encodes the protein NDIDHTKTKAAHPQTNGICERFHKTILNEFYQIAFRKKIFNTIEELQEDLDQWLREYNERRTHQGKNCNGKTPMETFLDGLRIAREKTINQNLN